In the genome of Anabaena cylindrica PCC 7122, the window GGGGAATTGTTCGCGGAGGTAAGCTATTAATTCTTCTCGATTAGTAAAATCACGTAACATAGTTTTATTGATTTAGGGAATTCCAATTAAAAAAATACCCAAAAGTTTCTTAAAGTTTCTTGTGGTGCGGGCATCTTGCTTGCAAATTATCAAGGACGGGCAGGATGGCCATCGCACAAAATTGGGGAATCTATTTTTTGGTGATCCCTTAAACTTAATTTTAGTAACCAATGATTCCTTTAGGAGTAGATTATGACAAAATACACATCTTTAACTGAACAAAAAGGTTACTATCGCTATCACCCCAATGGGTTAGAACAAAAGGGATATGCACGCTTATTTCCCTATGTTGGGGAAGATGGCGCTATACGCTACATTTTAACTAAATTATATCAAAATCTTTTAGAACAAGGAAAACTTTCACAACCTTGGACTTTATTGTTGACCCAGCTAGAAAATAAAATTGCAGATTTAGATGAAAGTTGGGTAAATATCTCAACTTTGTTGGTGGACTGTAAAGTTTTTCAATCAGGATGGTTTAATTTCGATTTACCACCCAATGAACAATTTAATAATAGTTATATTCGGGAAAGAAAGAAGTTAGTAGAAAGGCTTTTAGCTGCCAATAAAGCAGTCGAAGCAGTAGATAAAAATCTACCTCCACTCAAAAGAAATGCAGAACAAAGAAAGTTATTTTTTCAAGCTTTAGCAAAGTATGGTGTTAAGCCTCCTATCATGAGTATGATTCATGAGCGAGATGGGGGGTTGAGCGATCGCGAATTTGTTCGTCAAAGAGTAGCTGGTGCAAACCCCACAGTGCTAAGACGAGTGCAAACAAATGACCAAAATTTTCTCCAAGCTTTGGCTACTCAACCTTATAAATTAGCGAATAATGGGACAATAGATTTAATTAAGTCTGCCAGTGAAAACCGTCTATTTATCGCTGATTATCCACTACTGAGAAATTTAAAAGTTACGGATTTACAACCTGGTAAATATGTGGGTAGTCCGACAGCTTTATTTTACCGTACAGATAAAGGTTTAGAACCTATATTAATTGAAGTGCAAAAAGGTAGAGTTATAACTCCAGGAATTACTGGAGAAGCAGCAGATGATTGGATGAAAGCAAAATTATATTTTCAAACTGCGGATGCTACCCATCATGAATTGATTGCTCATTTGAGTTATACTCATTTAGCAATGGAAGCATTAGCCATTGCCACCCCCAGACAGTTAGCAAGTAATCACCCAGTTTATCAATTATTATCTCCCCATTTTCAGTTTTTAATTGCCATCAATAATCGGGGTAATAACGTACTCTTAGCAGCAGGATCAGCAATTGAGAATTTAATGGCTCCCACCTTAGAAGCATCTTCTAAATTGATGAATCAGGCTTATCGAGAGAAGTCTTTTTGGTATTATTCCCTGTTGAATGACATCGAAGTGCGGGGAATTGAACCGAAGTTATTACCAGATTTTCCTTACCGAGACGATGCTTTGTTATTATGGGAAGCGATCGCTAAATATACCACTCGTTATTTACAGCGTTACTATCCAGACGATAAAGCAGTACAACAAGACCCCTATTTACAAGCTTGGGCTGATGAATTAAGCGCACCTTTAAACACCCGTCCCAAATCAGACTTTCCCCAAGCACCTGCATGGTTCCCCAAAGAATTAGTCACAGAATCAGGAATAGAACCCCAAGAATTACCTTCCTATCCCCGTGTACCTGGGTTTACAAAAATTGGTAGTTTGCAACAACTAATCGACATAGCCACTATCACCATCTTTACCTGTGGACCTCAACACGCAGCCGTAAACTTTAGCCAATTCGATTACTTTGGCTACGTTCCCAATGCACCCTTTGCAAACTATAACCGACCAGATACACCAACCAGTTTAGAGGAATTTTTGCCCTCAACAGATAAAGATTTAGAGCAGATGCGGTTAACTTCTGCATTAAGTGGAATTTTTTGGGGTAAGTTGGGAAGTTCTAATTTAATTCAGTTTGCAGATAA includes:
- a CDS encoding lipoxygenase family protein; this encodes MTKYTSLTEQKGYYRYHPNGLEQKGYARLFPYVGEDGAIRYILTKLYQNLLEQGKLSQPWTLLLTQLENKIADLDESWVNISTLLVDCKVFQSGWFNFDLPPNEQFNNSYIRERKKLVERLLAANKAVEAVDKNLPPLKRNAEQRKLFFQALAKYGVKPPIMSMIHERDGGLSDREFVRQRVAGANPTVLRRVQTNDQNFLQALATQPYKLANNGTIDLIKSASENRLFIADYPLLRNLKVTDLQPGKYVGSPTALFYRTDKGLEPILIEVQKGRVITPGITGEAADDWMKAKLYFQTADATHHELIAHLSYTHLAMEALAIATPRQLASNHPVYQLLSPHFQFLIAINNRGNNVLLAAGSAIENLMAPTLEASSKLMNQAYREKSFWYYSLLNDIEVRGIEPKLLPDFPYRDDALLLWEAIAKYTTRYLQRYYPDDKAVQQDPYLQAWADELSAPLNTRPKSDFPQAPAWFPKELVTESGIEPQELPSYPRVPGFTKIGSLQQLIDIATITIFTCGPQHAAVNFSQFDYFGYVPNAPFANYNRPDTPTSLEEFLPSTDKDLEQMRLTSALSGIFWGKLGSSNLIQFADKIDKQILAQFQTDLLEIEAKIKARNQQRLTESGVEYSYLLPSRIPNSINI